CACCCTTGACGTCGGATGCCTCGATATCGCCGGACCCGGCGCCGACGTCCAGCGAGGCGATGCTGCGCAGCTTGACGTCACCGGAGCCGGCTTCGACCGTCACCGGCAGGCTGGCGGGAATCGTGGCTTCCACCTTGAGGTAGCTGTAGTGGTTGCCCCAGCCGCCCGACCACGATTTGTCCTTCTCGGTCAGTTCCACGACGAGGGTGTCGCCGCGTTTCTCCTGGGTGACGATCAGGTTGTCGACGATCTTCTGGTCGGAGCCGCAGGCCTTGCCGCGGAGGGTGCCCTTGCCTGCGGCCGATCCACCCTGGACGGACAGATCATAGGAGTTGACCACGAAGCGCACGGCGCGCACGCCCGAGAGGTCGAGATCGAGATTGCGGTCCGCATGGAAGGCGCAGGAGGGCACGTTGTCCGCCAGGGCGACGGCGGGCAGCAGCAGGAGCGAGGCAAGAACCAGGTGGCGCATGGGGAG
This DNA window, taken from Luteibacter sp. 9135, encodes the following:
- a CDS encoding DUF4097 family beta strand repeat-containing protein, with product MRHLVLASLLLLPAVALADNVPSCAFHADRNLDLDLSGVRAVRFVVNSYDLSVQGGSAAGKGTLRGKACGSDQKIVDNLIVTQEKRGDTLVVELTEKDKSWSGGWGNHYSYLKVEATIPASLPVTVEAGSGDVKLRSIASLDVGAGSGDIEASDVKGAVHARIGSGDVKVDGAGSMSVDSVGSGDLTARQVHGDVRIGTVGSGDAKLTDVDGSVDVGSIGSGDLGVDGVKGNLTVRKKGSGDIEQHGVAGKVSIPVSHDD